Proteins from one Plodia interpunctella isolate USDA-ARS_2022_Savannah chromosome 7, ilPloInte3.2, whole genome shotgun sequence genomic window:
- the qm gene encoding terpene synthase, with translation MSQIYTKSGDKIHDEKILLPYTYIQQVPGKQIRTKLISAFNYWLKVSNDKIQAVGEIVQMLHNSSLLIDDIQDNSILRRGIPVAHSIYGVASTINAANYVMIIALEKTLNLGHPKATAVYTEQLLELHRGQGMEIYWRDNFQCPSEEEYKQMTVKKTGGLFMLAIRLMQLFSDNNSDFSKLSSILGLYFQIRDDYCNLCLQEYSENKSFCEDLTEGKFSFPIIHAIRNQEGDNQVLHILRQRTRDLEVKRYCISLLERLGSFQYTKDTLIQLDAEARAEIASLGGNPHLDALLDELLSWRRNGNNDTNNV, from the exons ATGTCGCAAATTTACACAAAGAGTGGTGATAAAATCCATGATGAG AAGATCCTGTTGccatacacatacatccagCAAGTGCCTGGCAAGCAGATCCGAACAAAGCTTATATCTGCATTCAACTACTGGCTCAAAGTCTCCAATGACAAAATCCAAGCAGTCGGAGAAATTGTGCAGATGCTTCACAACTCCAGCTTACT GATCGACGATATACAAGACAATTCTATCCTCCGTCGCGGCATCCCCGTAGCGCACTCCATCTACGGCGTCGCCAGCACCATCAACGCTGCCAATTACGTCATGATCATTGCTTTGGAGAAGACCTTGAACCTAGGACATCCTAAG GCAACAGCAGTGTACACAGAACAGCTTCTAGAGTTACACCGAGGGCAAGGTATGGAGATCTACTGGCGGGACAACTTCCAATGTCCCTCCGAAGAGGAATACAAGCAGATGACTGTGAAAA AAACGGGCGGGCTGTTCATGTTGGCGATTCGTCTGATGCAGCTGTTCAGTGACAACAACTCGGATTTCAGCAAGCTGTCTTCCATACTCGGCCTTTACTTCCAGATCAGGGATGACTACTGCAACCTTTGCTTGCAAGAG tattcGGAAAACAAGAGTTTCTGCGAAGACCTGACGGAAGGAAAGTTCAGCTTCCCCATCATACACGCCATCAGGAACCAGGAGGGCGACAATCAAGTATTAC ACATCCTGCGCCAGCGCACTCGCGACCTGGAAGTGAAGCGCTACTGTATATCTCTGTTGGAACGACTTGGAAGCTTCCAGTACACGAAGGATACACTCATACAGCTGGACGCCGAAGCCAGAGCAGAG ATCGCGTCGCTGGGCGGCAACCCTCACTTGGACGCGCTTCTCGACGAACTGCTGAGCTGGAGACGGAACGGGAATAACGATACAAACAATGTGTAA
- the LOC128671500 gene encoding uncharacterized protein LOC128671500, with translation MSARNYLSAREKSNKLGDCLPNINYQKFGYRAGQEFPTFSANTSSIVNRNLNYNYEPYDSVERAGTPFSDFFSESETGTPDLQSEESDSSAGSALRRNTAEASKILAAEWEKIERTLYDEEGEKCTRPQIVEECEQWRQLHPQLRIIGKGLPLPEKKLSYRQIDHDEVIAVHYSDYEQFSESEERLSQSSTDVTPQNSPRISICEDHEPKLSREKISFYPMYDEGPTLPDSFCSLLQITPLHIRSPSQRKRQNPSILRSELASSRWMRTSRPDSSINCDRNSAKSFVSLDTRNYGNALSASERNKLYNRVVTARHRDLARLEPLCSPEFQNNGDMSRLTNGIPQQYSLRKVSLPPLLLEEEKKKVTLNSAKKYKIRKTLPKNIFQLK, from the exons atgtctgCTCGAAATTATCTCTCAGCTAGGgagaaaagtaataaattaggaGATTGCCTGCCGAACATCAATTATCAGAAGTTTGGGTACCGTGCTGGACAAGAGTTTCCTACATTCTCCGCCAATACTAGCAGTATTGTGAACAGAAATTTAAACTACAATTATGAGCCCTATGATAGTGTTGAGCGCGCTGGGACACCATtctctgattttttttctgagaGTGAGACAG GTACTCCAGACTTGCAAAGTGAGGAAAGTGACAGCAGCGCTGGATCAGCTCTAAGAAGAAATACAGCTGAGGCCTCCAAGATTCTAGCTGCGGAATGGGAGAAGATTGAGAGAACTTTATATGATGAGGAAGGGGAGAAGTGTACCAGGCCTCAGATCGTGGAGGAATGTGAGCAGTGGAGGCAGTTGCATCCTCAACTtag AATCATCGGGAAGGGCCTGCCGTTGCCAGAGAAAAAGCTGTCCTATCGGCAAATAGACCACGATGAAGTCATAGCCGTGCATTATAGCGACTACGAACAATTTAGCGAGAGTGAGGAGCGACTTTCACAGAGCAGCACCGACGTCACCCCACAAAATTCCCCTCGAATTTCCATCTGCGAAGACCACGAGCCCAAACTGTCACGTGAGAAAATCTCATTCTATCCTATGTACGACGAGGGACCCACTTTACCTGACTCCTTCTGCTCGCTACTCCAAATCACACCACTTCACATACGGAGCCCTTCTCAGAGAAAAAGACAGAATCCGTCTATACTAAGATCTGAATTGGCTTCTTCACGCTGGATGAGGACCTCGCGACCGGATTCCTCCATAAATTGTGATAGAAATAGTGCTAAGTCATTTGTTTCTTTAGATACAAGGAACTATGGGAATGCCCTTAGTGCATCGGAACGTAATAAGTTGTACAATCGAGTAGTCACAGCCAGACATAGGGACCTCGCCAGGCTGGAGCCGTTGTGTTCGCCGGAGTTTCAAAATAACGGTGACATGTCTAGATTGACCAATGGGATTCCTCAGCAGTACAGCTTAAGGAAGGTTTCATTGCCGCCGCTTCTCCTTGAAGAGGAAAAGAAGAAAGTTACGTTAAATTCGGCGAAGAAGTACAAAATACGGAAGACATTAccaaagaatatttttcagttgAAGTGA